A stretch of the Leopardus geoffroyi isolate Oge1 chromosome B2, O.geoffroyi_Oge1_pat1.0, whole genome shotgun sequence genome encodes the following:
- the LOC123609439 gene encoding putative olfactory receptor 2B8 — protein sequence MDPKNGSSFTGFILLGFSDRPQLERVLFVVLLIFYLLTLLGNTNIIALSRLDPHLQTPMYFFLSNLSFLDLCYTTSTVPQLLVHLRGADKSISFAACVAQLFIALGLGGTECILLGVMAFDRYAAVCRPLHYTVIMHPRRCALMASASWFIGFANSSLQSGLIFLVPLCGRNKIDHFFCDVAPLLKLACVDTTGNENEIFFASVIILLIPVALITVSYGQIVRAVLRIKSATGQRKAFGTCGSHLTVVSLFYGSAIYAYVQPSNNHSQDQGKFVSLFYTIVTPMANPFIYTLRNKDVMGAMRKVLCRGYDSR from the coding sequence ATGGACCCGAAAAATGGAAGTTCTTTCACGGGCTTTATCCTGCTGGGTTTCTCTGACCGGCCTCAGCTGGAGCGAGTCCTCTTTGTGGTTCTTCTGATCTTCTATCTGCTCACCCTGCTGGGAAACACAAACATCATTGCGTTGTCCCGCCTGGACCCACACCTGCAGactcccatgtactttttcctgtCCAACCTAAGCTTTCTGGACCTGTGTTACACGACCAGCACTGTTCCTCAGCTGCTGGTTCATCTCAGGGGAGCAGACAAGTCTATCTCCTTCGCTGCCTGTGTAGCTCAGCTGTTCATCGCTCTAGGGTTGGGAGGCACAGAATGCATTCTGTTGGGGGTGATGGCATTTGACCGCTACGCAGCCGTCTGCAGGCCCCTGCACTACACAGTGATCATGCACCCCCGTCGCTGTGCCCTGATGGCTTCTGCGTCATGGTTCATTGGTTTTGCCAACTCCTCGTTGCAGTCGGGGCTTATCTTCCTTGTACCACTTtgtgggagaaataaaatagaccaCTTCTTTTGTGATGTCGCCCCACTGCTCAAGCTTGCCTGTGTTGACACCACTGGGAATGAGAATGAGATCTTCTTTGCCAGTGTGATCATTCTCCTCATACCTGTGGCATTAATCACGGTCTCCTATGGTCAGATAGTCAGGGCAGTGTTAAGAATAAAGTCAGCTACAGGGCAGAGGAAAGCGTTTGGGACATGTGGGTCCCACCTCACGGTGGTCTCCCTGTTCTATGGCTCGGCCATCTATGCTTACGTCCAGCCCAGCAACAACCATTCCCAGGATCAGGGCAAGTTCGTTTCTCTCTTCTACACCATCGTCACCCCCATGGCCAACCCCTTCATATATACCCTGCGGAACAAGGATGTGATGGGGGCAATGAGGAAGGTGTTGTGTAGGGGCTATGACTCCAGATGA